TGCCAGACGCGCCCCTCCAGGCTTGCTTCGGTTTATCACCGTGACATTCGACGCTCCCGCCTTGAGGAGTGAAACGCCAATCGCTCTCGCAGAGCCTCCAGCCCCAATAAGAGCAACCTTTCTTCCCTTTGGAGAAAAACCTTCAGACTTAAGCGAGCGTACAAAACCGATCCCGTCGGTGTTATACCCTGTCATTACCCCGTCATTGTTCAAAATCGTGTTAACCGCTCCTATCCCGGTAGCCTCCTCATCGAGGGCGTCGATATATTTCATCACAGCTACCTTGTGAGGAACGGTGACGTTCAATCCTCTTAACCCGAGCATGCGGAACGCCTCCACGCTTTTTTTCAGATTTTCCGGCTTCACGTCAAACGCCGCGTAAACATAAGGAAGGGAGAGCATCTGCGCCGCAGCATTGTGCATCAACGGCGAAAGGGTGTGCGAAATGGGGTGACCTATGATCCCCAGGACGGCATTCTGCATTAAATCAATCCGACAGAGGTATCTGCCAGTTCTTAATTACATTATTTTTCGGGACTTTGATGGAAACCGGTTCTCCATTCAACTCAAGCCGGACGCTGGAAGCATTACCGGTGGTAAAAAGGAAACTCTTGTCCGCGTTGAGGACTATCTTCTGGCCCGGCCTCACAAACATGTCACGTACATCTTCTTCATCAACGACGATAAGCACCCAGGCCTCCTCTTCGGTAACTGAAATTGCAAGACGATATTTCGAGGCGTC
This Nitrospinota bacterium DNA region includes the following protein-coding sequences:
- a CDS encoding shikimate dehydrogenase, whose protein sequence is MQNAVLGIIGHPISHTLSPLMHNAAAQMLSLPYVYAAFDVKPENLKKSVEAFRMLGLRGLNVTVPHKVAVMKYIDALDEEATGIGAVNTILNNDGVMTGYNTDGIGFVRSLKSEGFSPKGRKVALIGAGGSARAIGVSLLKAGASNVTVINRSKPGGARLARELSGFGGSEFALASGGDAGKIIGSSDLVVQTTPMGMKKNDPLPIADTPFEKGQLVYDIIYSPFETRFLKIARDRGCRTINGLGMLVYQGSESFRIWTGKKFPEEKILTLLRGFIKKGK